One window of Bactrocera tryoni isolate S06 chromosome 2, CSIRO_BtryS06_freeze2, whole genome shotgun sequence genomic DNA carries:
- the LOC120769736 gene encoding ATP-dependent RNA helicase WM6, whose amino-acid sequence MADNDDLLDYEDEEQTETTVAEVPEAPKKDVKGTYVSIHSSGFRDFLLKPEILRAIVDCGFEHPSEVQHECIPQAVLGMDILCQAKSGMGKTAVFVLATLQQLEPTENVVYVLVMCHTRELAFQISKEYERFSKYMPAVKVGVFFGGLSIQKDEESLKGTTPHIVVGTPGRILALIRNKKLNLKHLKHFILDECDKMLEQLDMRRDVQEIFRSTPHGKQVMMFSATLSKEIRPVCKKFMQDPMEVYVDDEAKLTLHGLQQHYVKLKENEKNKKLFELLDVLEFNQVVIFVKSVQRCMALAQLLTEQNFPAIGIHRGMTQEERLNRYQQFKDFQKRILVATNLFGRGMDIERVNIVFNYDMPEDSDTYLHRVARAGRFGTKGLAITFVSDEADAKILNEVQDRFDVNITELPDEIDLSSYIEGR is encoded by the exons ATGGCTGATAATGATGATCTTTTGGATTATGAAGATGAGGAGCAGACCGAGACCACAGTCGCTGAAGTTCCAGAAGCGCCAAAGAAGGATGTGAAAGGCACATACGTGTCAATTCACAGTTCTGGCTTCCGTGACTTCTTGTTGAAGCCAGAAATTTTGCGTGCAATAGTCGATTGCGGTTTTGAGCACCCGTCCGAAG TGCAACACGAGTGTATACCACAGGCTGTATTGGGTATGGATATATTATGCCAAGCTAAGTCGGGTATGGGTAAGACTGCTGTTTTTGTACTTGCCACTTTACAACAGCTGGAACCGACAGAGAATGTGGTATACGTATTAGTCATGTGTCACACTCGTGAATTAGCATTCCAGATCAGCAAAGAGTACGAAAGATTCTCCAAATACATGCCGGCTGTAAAG GTTGGTGTATTCTTCGGTGGATTATCCATACAAAAAGATGAAGAATCTTTGAAGGGTACAACACCTCACATTGTTGTAGGTACACCCGGTCGTATTCTTGCTTTGATacgcaataaaaaattgaacttGAAACATTTGAAACACTTTATTCTTGACGAATGTGACAAAATGTTGGAACAACTAG ATATGCGTCGTGATGTACAGGAGATTTTCCGTAGCACTCCACATGGAAAACAAGTCATGATGTTTTCCGCCACATTGAGCAAGGAAATACGTCCAGTGTGCAAAAAATTCATGCAAGAT ccCATGGAAGTTTATGTGGATGACGAAGCAAAATTGACATTGCACGGACTGCAACAGCATTATGTTAAATTGAAGGAGAacgagaaaaacaaaaaattgtttgaattaCTGGATGTACTCGAATTTAATCAA gttgtaatttttgtaaagtCGGTACAACGCTGCATGGCGCTAGCCCAATTGCTTACTGAACAAAATTTCCCCGCAATTGGCATACATCGTGGTATGACCCAAGAAGAACGTTTAAACCGTTATCAACAGTTTAAGGATTTCCAAAAACGTATTTTGGTGGCAACCAATCTTTTTGGACGTGGTATGGATATAGAACGTGTCAACATTGTGTTTAATTATGATATGCCGGAAGATTCTGACACTTACCTGCATCGCGTTGCAAGAGCTGGACGTTTTGGTACCAAAGGTTTGGCAATAACATTTGTTTCCGATGAAGCAGACGCCAAAATTTTGAACGAAGTGCAAGACCGATTCGACGTCAATATCACTGAATTACCGGATGAAATTGATCTATCTTCATATA ttgagGGACGATAA
- the LOC120767689 gene encoding tudor domain-containing protein 1-like, translating into LNRYNYLHPHFEALNFCGKLMASHSNVDRMQIMHHMCKREVEQLKANLNKYLDECEVVMRNDIFKHFRKDSGQATHANVFALMAYDKYMSRVAAVTNLARKLNIHLQLHNVNKILTGGVGCGIDLEPVPYLLEEFVEWHKVLSDKDGRLDYDIDSKHYRSVEGEKWTSYRSVEKDSMSSIALLNDNEKVPDTNAVDDKTPTVCKIKFAEPESVTLESLPSCVHLRDLTAFVAGYHFTAFVTYIHNIEELCFYACQMRNDMLYDLTNMYNLPKCVRIPSTNVIFGISINSKNILRGVLLQSPDKKNENNLHVLLIDYGELVPLNINDVQFYDLPKVYKDLPAQAMKCIILGVKDATSESIETSASVLTKTLRNSEFKEVNFEVVRQIGRILHVYMIECQSKGKKSRDVKLNFSKNPFLNSFDENSFSDDLQTPKETILLKSRLDEVLENDIINLEVMHISRPDSFYAQILSEKNEQLEQLFWNSDELSAEQKLTEAPKLGDLILAQYAKDCFWYRAKVIGVVGDTKFEVFYVDYGNTETVPLKGIAKCNNVQEKEPFRAVLCRIAGISDITNGDDARFEKVIQMLVVMLLNQRIEVQVIEKINAEELRVHVLDQEFTKITQMLFKFEA; encoded by the exons ttgaaccGCTATAACTATTTACACCCGCATTTTGaagctttaaatttttgtggcaaacttaTGGCGTCCCATTCAAATGTAGATCGCATGCAAATAATGCATCATATGTGCAAACGAGAGGTTGAGCAACTAAAAGcaaatctaaataaatatttggatgAATGTGAAGTTGTAATGAGAAAcgatatatttaaacattttcgaaaagaTTCTGGTCAAGCAACTCATGCTAATGTGTTTGCTTTGATGGCCTACGACAAATACATGTCACGCGTAGCGGCCGTAACAAACTTAGCACGTAAATTGAATATTCATTTGCAACTACATAATGTCAATAAAATCCTAACTGGCGGTGTTGGTTGTGGTATTGATCTAGAACCCGTTCCGTATTTACTCGAGGAATTTGTTGAATGGCATAAGGTATTAAGCGATAAAGACGGGCGTTTGGATTACGACATTGATAGTAAGCATTATCGTAGTGTAGAGGGTGAGAAGTGGACGAGCTACCGAAGTGTAGAGAAGGATTCAATGAGTTCAATTGCGTTATTGAACGATAATGAAAAAGTCCCAGATACTAATGCAGTGGACGACAAAACTCCAACAGTATGTAAAATAAAGTTTGCTGAACCCGAGTCAGTAACACTTGAATCATTACCGTCATGTGTCCATTTGCGTGATTTGACGGCATTCGTTGCAGGGTATCATTTCACCGCATTCGTtacgtatatacataatatagaGGAGTTGTGCTTCTATGCTTGCCAGATGCGCAATGATATGTTGTATGATTTAACCAATATGTATAATCTACCGAAATGCGTGCGAATACCGTCTACGAATGTTATATTTGGTATCTCAATTAATAGTAAGAATATATTACGAGGTGTGCTGCTACAATCTCCagataagaaaaatgaaaataatttacatgTGCTGCTCATCGATTATGGAGAATTGGTGCCCCTAAATATCAATGATGtccaattttatgatttacCCAAAGTTTACAAAGATTTACCTGCCCAAGccatgaaatgtattattttggGCGTTAAAGATGCAACTAGCGAAAGCATAGAGACAAGTGCAAGTGTGCTGACCAAAACACTACGGAATTCTGAATTCAAAGAAGTCAACTTTGAGGTCGTGAGGCAAATAGGCAGAATTTTGCACGTTTACATGATTGAATGCCAATCAAAAGGAAAGAAGTCGCGAGAT GTTAAATTAAACTTCTCAAAGAATCCTTTCTTAAATTCCTTTGACGAAAATTCATTTTCTGATGATTTGCAAACACCAAAGGaaacaattttgttaaaatcacGTTTAGATGAGGTTCTTGAAAATgatataataaatttagaaGTTATGCATATTTCTCGACCTGACTCGTTTTATGCTCAAATACTAAGTGAGAAGAATGAACAACTGGAACAACTATTTTGGAACTCTGATGAATTATCTGCGGAGCAGAAGTTAACTGAAGCACCAAAATTAGGGGATTTAATATTGGCACAGTATGCAAAGGATTGCTTTTGGTATCGCGCTAAGGTCATTGGTGTAGTAGGAGACACAAAGTTcgag GTATTTTATGTTGATTATGGTAATACAGAGACTGTGCCACTAAAAGGCATCGCCAAATGCAACAATGTCCAAGAAAAAGAACCTTTCCGCGCAGTACTTTGTCGTATTGCTGGCATAAGCGATATTACAAACGGTGACGATGCTCGCTTCGAAAAAGTTATTCAAATGTTGGTAGTTATGTTATTGAATCAACGTATTGAAGTGCAGGTTATTGAAAAAATCAACGCAGAAGAGTTAAGAGTTCATGTACTGGATCAGGAATTCACAAAAATTACGCAAATGCTTTTCAAATTTGAAGcttaa
- the LOC120769737 gene encoding chitinase domain-containing protein 1, producing the protein MSAKDSYSFLIAVILIVPLLVEATISPRKGRVEKTKTTKPLNVLAGPQNESVFNRNLINMRPLPQDILEHYAAFYKDTTYRNFNGTVLGYVTAWNSHGYDVAKMFVRKFDIISPVWFQIVKDGNEYKIAGGHDVDVNWMRELKRKGKQDRGTTLKIFPRFIFDKFTERDFSRLLSLETERVRLNEMLINVCKNYEFDGIVIEFWTQLGGRVDDTFLITLVQKMSEALKKENLRLVLVIPPYRQEVPNLFTERHLNQLYKHVYAFSLMTYDYSNPQRPGANSPLYWVRQSVELLAPPTTNDVKTKRRKLLLGLNMYGNDYTPDGGGPIVAGQFLKLLKYTKKRLPFDELDVENYFEVKTEDGRHMVFYPTLYSVHERIKLAQELGTGISIWELGQGLDYFYDLF; encoded by the exons ATGTCGGCCAAAGACTCATATAGCTTTTTAATAGCTGTGATATTGATTGTGCCTTTGCTGGTCGAGGCAACCATATCACCGAGGAAAGGTCGTGttgaaaaaaccaaaacaaccaAGCCGTTAAATGTGTTGGCTGGACCACAAAATGAGTCTGTTTTCAACCGTAATTTGATTAATATGCGTCCTCTTCCACAAGACATTCTAGAACATTATGCAGCATTTTATAAGGATACAACTTACCGTAACTTCAATGGGACTGTGCTTGGCTATGTTACTGCG TGGAATTCACATGGTTATGATGTGGCAAAAATGTTTGTTCGAAAATTCGATATTATCTCACCCGTTTGGTTCCAAATTGTCAAGGACggcaatgaatataaaatagcTGGTGGCCATGATGTTGATGTTAATTGGATGAGGGAATTGAAACGCAAAGGAAAGCAGGATCGCGGTACTACTCTAAAAA TTTTCCCACgttttatatttgacaaatttaCTGAACGGGACTTTTCACGTTTGTTGAGCTTGGAGACCGAAAGGGTACGACTAAATGAAATGTTGATTAATGTTtgcaaaaattatgaatttgatGGCATTGTCATTGAATTTTGGACACAACTTGGAGGACGTGTCGATGACACATTTCTTATTACGTTAGTACAAAAAATGA GCGAAgcacttaaaaaagaaaatttgcgTCTAGTACTTGTAATTCCGCCCTATCGTCAAGAAGTTCCAAACTTATTCACTGAAAGACACCTAAATCAACTGTATAAACACGTTTACGCATTTTCGCTAATGACCTACGATTATTCGAACCCACAGCGACCAG GTGCAAACTCTCCATTATACTGGGTACGACAGTCTGTGGAACTATTAGCTCCACCTACAACAAATGATGTTAAAACAAAAAGGCGTAAACTTCTATTGGGTCTCAATATGTATGGAAATGATTATACACCCGACGGTGGCGGCCCAATAGTTGCAGGGCagtttttaaagcttttgaaatATACGAAAAAACGTTTACCCTTTGATGAATTGGATGTCGAAAACTACTTCGAAGTAAA aacCGAAGATGGTAGACACATGGTTTTCTATCCTACACTTTATTCCGTTCATGAACGTATAAAACTTGCTCAAGAATTGGGCACTGGAATATCTATTTGGGAGTTGGGCCAAGGATTAGACTATTTTTATGATCTCTTTTAA